The sequence below is a genomic window from Syntrophorhabdaceae bacterium.
CCTCTGGTTGTGGCGCTTGAAATGAACCTCTCGTGCCCCAACATTAAGGCGGGGGGGATAAGCTTCGGCAAGGACCCTGATATGGTCTATCGGATCGTCAAGAGGATTAAGGAAGTCACCGGCATACCCATTCTTGCCAAATTGACCCCTGAGGTCAAGCACATTGCGGAGGTGGCACTCGCGGCTTCCAAGGCTGGTGCGGACGGGCTCACGCTCATCAACACTATGCCGGCCCTCGTCGTAGACCTGAAAAGAAAACGGATACCGATTAAAGGCGGTCTTTCAGGGCCGACGTTAAAGCCCATAGCCCTTCGGGCTGTTCATGAATGTGCACAGGTGGTTTCGATACCGATCATCGGCGTGGGGGGTATCATGAATGCAGATGACGCGATTTCGTTTTTCATGGCAGGCGCGAGCGCAGTGCAAGTCGGTTCTGCGACCTTTGGGGACCCCTATGCCATACCCAGGACCATCACAGGGGTCCGTGCGTATCTCGAAAACAACGGATATCGCAGAGTGGAACAGATCATGGGAATAATTGATGGTTGATAAGACCCCTCAACAGAAGACGGACATGGATGCAAACCGGAACGACAAGACAAAATCGATTCAGTCGATTACAGACGATTTGAATGTGCCCGACCTTATTGCACGAATTCTCGTGGCCCGGGGTATCGAAAGCCCGGTTGAGGCGAGCCTTTTTCTTAACCCCAGACTCGAAGACCTCTCCGACCCGTCCCTCATGCCCGATATGGAGAAAGGGGTGGCGCGGGTCATACAGGCGGTTACGAAAAAAGAGACGGTATGCCTCTACGGCGATTATGACGCAGACGGGGTGACGTCGCTCGTCCTCATGATGAACTTTTTGAAGCATTTCGATATGGATCCCATTACGTACATACCGACACGCCAGGAGGGTTACGGTCTAAACGTAGCCGCCATAGACCTCTTTCGGGAGAAGAACGTCAAGCTCTTGATCAGCCTCGATTGCGGTTCTTCTAATATAGATGAGGTGGGCTACGCGACTGCTCACGGCATCGATACGGTCATTATAGACCACCATGAGGCGGGGGAAACATTACCCGACGCCCACGCCATAATCAATCCCAAGCGGAAAGACTCCCGGTTTCCCACGCGAGACCTGGCAGCGTGCGGAACGGTCTTCTTCTTTCTTCTTGCCTTGAGAAGAGAAATACACAGACAAGGGCTTTTGCTGAAGAGCATAAACCTAAAGCGGGAGCTTGACCTTG
It includes:
- a CDS encoding dihydroorotate dehydrogenase; the protein is MASISIKLFGKTLRNPVMNASGTLGYSSEIEALWGVKTLGAYVTKGLSLTPHHGNPIPRVWDERSGMINSIGLQNMGVEKFFAQHFSFFRKKKTPVIINFFGFTEEEYVRCAESIKPHPLVVALEMNLSCPNIKAGGISFGKDPDMVYRIVKRIKEVTGIPILAKLTPEVKHIAEVALAASKAGADGLTLINTMPALVVDLKRKRIPIKGGLSGPTLKPIALRAVHECAQVVSIPIIGVGGIMNADDAISFFMAGASAVQVGSATFGDPYAIPRTITGVRAYLENNGYRRVEQIMGIIDG